In Apis cerana isolate GH-2021 linkage group LG6, AcerK_1.0, whole genome shotgun sequence, the following are encoded in one genomic region:
- the LOC107995442 gene encoding uncharacterized protein LOC107995442 yields the protein MMRNNVYLFFVLYIFCIVSYSQCYKILAIISTSSYSHQIPYRPLWLELHARGHEIVLVTTNPIPNINLPNFTQIDVSQFHTNLKIIDFIKLRIKEMDWIKVIDDYLIPIFDNQILEIFESTEMKKLYASNNNVTFDIFLTEFIYVSPIYAFAHRFNASLIGLCSLGLHSFNEMILGGLILPSHEYTWEMEEDTGINLPFFKRLYNFIKIWYFQYYITTKISKYQKMAEKYLGPLPPLLDIMSNTSMVFINQADVITPARPKLPNMITFNSFHIIKNLPSLPKDIQKFLDEAKQGFIYFSLGSNVNSSTLPEEIKCIFLDVFRKLPYKIIWKYEQNLNEKFKNIYTGKWLPQQTILAHPNIKLFIYQGGVQSTEEAIEYGVPVIGFPIFGDQTYQIRRMETLGIGKYLKIATFTREQLENTINEIIINKEYKERILNIRNQIRDIPYDGVKHLAWWTEYVVRTKGAPHLRSTLILEPWYQRFDIDVIIFLTIITFIIVLIVLNIIIKYFIYFCKMLQISINQKQKINLVCFKSFNMKYKNGIIIFTLCFINIIDQLNGARILAVLHVPIYSHHVPFQPLWKELIKRGHELVLITNKPISINSTNFKQIKFNFELNTYIPNYIELRMNRKSFISFMKDDVFVISLYIVTKIFEHPEVKKLYAPDSKEKFDLIMIQMLSAPALYAFAERFNAPIIGLSAFRLMTIETYILGNFVLPSHENTWEMESNTGTNLSFWQRLKNFYIIWNFIYTMNYKCFPAHQQLAEKYFGPSLSSVKDIMKNTSLVFVNENQIISYARPELPNIIKFHSIHVTDRSESIPQDLKEFIDNATNGFIYFSMGHTVNFSIISNNIQEIFYDVFEKLPYKIVWKYEIEPLRKIKNAYITKWLPQKSVLAHPNLKLYIYQGGLQSTQEAIHNAVPLLGIPIFSDQENQVKIAINHGIAKGLNIETLTRDELESAIREMINNKQYKKNIINLRKLMNDLPYDSLNILIWWTEYVIRHKGAPYFRSNLAWQSWYQYCDNDIIVFLSFTVFLIVYIIIKIIRKFVLYMHKLSMDQKKKRN from the exons ATGATGCGTAACAACGTGTATCTATTTTTCGTTCTATACATCTTCTGTATTGTAAGTTATTCGCAATGTTACAAAATTTTGGCCATTATTTCGACATCATCCTACAGCCATCAGATTCCGTATCGACCATTATGGCTCGAATTGCACGCGCGTGGTCACGAGATTGTATTGGTCACCACGAATCCTATACCTAATATCAACTTACCAAATTTCACTCAGATCGATGTAAGTCAATTTcatactaatttaaaaataatagatttcatCAAGTTACGAATTAAAGAAATGGATTGGATAAAAGTTAtagatgattatttaattcctATATTCGATAACCAGATACTTGAGATATTCGAATCCAcagaaatgaaaaagttatatgcttcgaataataatgtaacattCGATATCTTTTTAACAGAGTTTATTTATGTGTCACCTATATATGCTTTTGCGCATAGATTTAACGCTTCTCTAAtag GATTATGTTCGTTAGGATTACATAGCTTTAATGAAATGATACTTGGAGGATTGATTTTACCTTCTCATGAATATACTTGGGAAATGGAAGAAGACACGGGAATAAATTTGCCATTCTTCAAAcgattgtacaattttataaaaatatggtatTTCCAGTATTATATAACTaccaaaatatctaaatatcaaaaaatggcGGAGAAATATCTTGGACCATTACCACCTTTGTTGGACATTATGAGCAACACTAGTATGGTTTTTATTAATCAGGCTGATGTTATAACACCAGCACGACCGAAACTTCCTAATATGATCACTTTCAACTCTTTCCACATAATTAAGAATCTACCTTCTTTGCCAAAG gatatacaaaaatttctagaTGAAGCGAAACAAggatttatctattttagtCTCGGTTCCAACGTAAACAGTTCAACATTGccagaagaaattaaatgcaTATTTCTCGACGTTTTTCGTAAACTgccatacaaaattatatggaaGTATGAACAGAATTTaaacgagaaatttaaaaatatttacacagGGAAGTGGCTACCTCAGCAAACGATTCTTG CTCatccaaatattaaattgtttatttatcaagGAGGTGTACAAAGCACCGAGGAAGCTATTGAATACGGAGTGCCAGTTATTGGTTTCCCAATATTCGGGGATCAAACTTATCAAATAAGAAGAATGGAAACTCTTggcattggaaaatatttaaaaattgcaacttTCACGAGAGAACAACTTGAAAACACTATTaatgaaatcataattaataaaga ATATAAAGAGAGAATActtaatattcgaaatcaaATTAGGGATATACCTTATGATGGTGTGAAACATCTTGCTTGGTGGACAGAATATGTAGTAAGAACGAAAGGCGCGCCACATCTTCGCTCTACACTAATTCTAGAACCTTGGTATCAACGATTTGACATAgacgttataatatttttgacaataataacatttattatcgttttaattgttcttaatataattattaaatatttcatatatttttgtaaaatgctgcaaatttctataaatcaaaaacagaaaattaat tTAGTTTGTTTTAAATCGTTCAACATGAAGTATAAGAACGGGATTATAATATTCACGCTgtgtttcataaatattatagatcagTTAAATGGTGCCAGAATCTTAGCTGTATTACATGTACCAATATACAGTCATCATGTTCCATTTCAACCATTATGGAAAGAATTGATCAAACGTGGCCATGAATTGGTGCTTATAACGAATAAAcctatttctataaattcaacgaatttcaaacagattaaatttaatttcgaactcAATACATACATACCAAATTATATCGAACTACGTATGAATCgcaaatcttttatatcatttatgaaaGACGATGTATTTGTCATATCTCTATATATAGtaactaaaatatttgaacatccGGAAGTTAAAAAACTTTACGCTCCAGATAGTAAAGAAAAGttcgatttaataatgatacagATGCTTAGTGCACCAGCTTTATATGCGTTTGCTGAGAGATTTAATGCTCCTATTATAG GATTAAGCGCATTTAGATTGATGACGATTGAGACTTATATATTAGGAAATTTCGTGTTACCCTCTCACGAGAACACATGGGAAATGGAATCGAACACAGGAACTAATTTGTCATTTTGGcagagattgaaaaatttttatatcatatggaATTTCATTTACACAATGAATTATAAGTGTTTCCCTGCTCATCAACAGTTAGCCGAAAAGTATTTTGGCCCATCTTTATCTTCGGTTaaagatattatgaaaaataccaGTCTTGTATTTGttaatgaaaatcaaattatatcgtatGCACGACCAGAACTACCGAACATAATCAAGTTTCATTCAATTCATGTTACTGATCGTTCGGAATCTATACCACAG GatctaaaagaatttattgataatgcaACAAATGGCTTCATCTATTTTTCAATGGGTCACActgtgaatttttcaattatttcaaacaatattcAAGAAATCTTTTACgatgtatttgaaaaattgcctTACAAGATCGTATGGAAATATGAGATAGAAccattacgaaaaattaaaaatgcttatattacaaaatggtTGCCTCAAAAAAGTGTGCTCG CTCATCCAAATCTCAagctttatatttatcaaggaGGATTGCAAAGTACTCAAGAAGCTATACATAATGCAGTACCACTTCTTGGTATACCAATATTTTCCGATCAGGAAAATCAAGTAAAAATAGCAATAAATCATGGTATTGCAAAAGGTTTAAACATTGAAACTTTGACGAGAGATGAATTGGAATCTGCTATTCgagaaatgattaataataaaca atataagaaaaatataataaatcttcgaAAGCTTATGAATGATTTGCCATATGATTCATTGAATATTCTTATTTGGTGGACAGAGTACGTGATTCGACATAAAGGTGCTCCGTATTTTCGGAGCAATTTGGCTTGGCAATCGTGGTATCAATATTGCGATAACgatattatagtatttttaagtttcacagtatttttaattgtttatattataattaaaatcattagaaaGTTTGTTTTATACATGCATAAACTTTCTATGgatcagaagaagaagagaaattaa
- the LOC107995445 gene encoding myrosinase 1 isoform X3 produces MLIKTRGQKYSSFEANMFATSSLGIIFFLLVISASGEVANNINIDYLRFPPNFLLGAATAAYQIEGAWNVSDKGESIWDRFVHYQDHRVYNNDTGDIAANSYYKYKEDVALLKKIGFKSYRFSVSWPRILPTGFANNISKDGIQYYHNLIDELLANNIEPMMTLYHWDHPQNLEETGGWLNSNMVDWFGDYARIVFHEFGSKVKRFITINEPKSVCQNGYSSGIYAPGKKFHGIGEYLCMHNIIKAHARAYRIYEKEFKKNYNGQVGFLINIMGYIPRNLTDTRAVEVAFQFNVGWCLHPIYSKEGDYPKLMKDMVGNKSLEQGFMKSRLPTFEPDWIEYIRGTSDFLAVNHYTSRLVTFGSMGQLPSQENDQGVKMFTDNFWKSSASDWLKVVPEGFRISLKYLATYYGNPPMYITENGVSDFGTLNDDDRIYYYREYLKQMLLAIYDDKVNVQGYFLWSLLDNFEWSKGYRERFGIVYVDYYDSNRTRILKKSASWWEKVIAAGKIDTS; encoded by the exons TCGCTACGTCTTCACtaggaattatattttttctacttgTAAT ATCTGCAAGTGGTGAAGttgctaataatattaatatagattatttacgatttcctcctaattttcttttggGAGCTGCGACAGCCGCATATCAAATAGAAGGAGCTTGGAATGTGAGCG ATAAAGGAGAAAGTATTTGGGATCGATTCGTCCATTATCAGGATCATcgtgtttataataatgatacggGAGATATTGCTGCGAactcttattataaatacaaggaAGATGTCGctcttttgaagaaaattgga TTTAAATCGTATCGTTTCTCTGTTAGCTGGCCACGAATTCTACCAACTGGCTTCGCAAACAATATCAGTAAAGATGGtattcaatattatcataatctaATCGATGAATTGTTGGCAAATAATATCGAGCCTATGATGACGCTTTATCACTGGGATCATCCGCAAAATTTGGAAGAGACAGGTGGTTGGTTGAACTCAAATATGGTCGATTGGTTCGGCGATTATGCGAGAATTGTGTTTCATGAATTCGGTTCGAAAGTGAAACGATTCATTACGATAAACGAACCAAAGAGCGTATGTCAGAATGGCTATTCGTCCGGCATATACGCGCCtggtaaaaaatttcacgGTATCGGCGAATACTTGTGTatgcataatataatcaaGGCGCATGCAAGAGCTTacagaatttatgaaaaagaatttaaaaagaattataatggTCAAGTTGGTTTTTTGATCAATATAATGGGTTACATACCTAGGAATTTGACAGATACGCGTGCTGTGGAAGTTGCTTTCCAGTTCAATGTCGGCTGGTGTCTGCATCCAATTTACTCGAAGGAAGGTGATTACCCAAAATTGATGAAGGACATGGTGGGTAACAAAAGCTTGGAGCAAGGCTTCATGAAATCTCGTTTACCTACGTTTGAACCAGATTGGATTGAATACATACg AGGAACTTCTGACTTCTTGGCTGTGAATCATTATACTTCAAGGTTAGTTACATTTGGTTCTATGGGACAATTGCCATCTCAAGAAAATGATCAAGGAGTGAAAATGTTCACGGATAATTTTTGGAAGTCATCAGCATCAGATTGGTTAAAA GTTGTACCTGAAGGTTTCCGGATTAGTCTGAAATATTTGGCAACATATTATGGAAATCCTCCAATGTATATCACGGAGAACGGTGTTTCCGATTTTGGAACACTCAACGATGATGATAGAATCTATTACTatcgagaatatttaaaacagaTGCTTCTCGCCATTTATGATGATAAAGTGAATGTACAAGGATATTTCTTGTGGTCCCTTTTGGACAATTTTGAATGGTCCAAGGGATATCg agaaCGTTTTGGCATTGTATATGTCGACTACTATGATTCTAATAGGACACGTATATTGAAAAAGTCTGCTTCCTGGTGGGAAAAAGTTATAGCTGCTGGAAAAATTGACACGTCCTGA
- the LOC107995445 gene encoding myrosinase 1 isoform X1, which translates to MQIIKCSYDNIMLIKTRGQKYSSFEANMFATSSLGIIFFLLVISASGEVANNINIDYLRFPPNFLLGAATAAYQIEGAWNVSDKGESIWDRFVHYQDHRVYNNDTGDIAANSYYKYKEDVALLKKIGFKSYRFSVSWPRILPTGFANNISKDGIQYYHNLIDELLANNIEPMMTLYHWDHPQNLEETGGWLNSNMVDWFGDYARIVFHEFGSKVKRFITINEPKSVCQNGYSSGIYAPGKKFHGIGEYLCMHNIIKAHARAYRIYEKEFKKNYNGQVGFLINIMGYIPRNLTDTRAVEVAFQFNVGWCLHPIYSKEGDYPKLMKDMVGNKSLEQGFMKSRLPTFEPDWIEYIRGTSDFLAVNHYTSRLVTFGSMGQLPSQENDQGVKMFTDNFWKSSASDWLKVVPEGFRISLKYLATYYGNPPMYITENGVSDFGTLNDDDRIYYYREYLKQMLLAIYDDKVNVQGYFLWSLLDNFEWSKGYRERFGIVYVDYYDSNRTRILKKSASWWEKVIAAGKIDTS; encoded by the exons TCGCTACGTCTTCACtaggaattatattttttctacttgTAAT ATCTGCAAGTGGTGAAGttgctaataatattaatatagattatttacgatttcctcctaattttcttttggGAGCTGCGACAGCCGCATATCAAATAGAAGGAGCTTGGAATGTGAGCG ATAAAGGAGAAAGTATTTGGGATCGATTCGTCCATTATCAGGATCATcgtgtttataataatgatacggGAGATATTGCTGCGAactcttattataaatacaaggaAGATGTCGctcttttgaagaaaattgga TTTAAATCGTATCGTTTCTCTGTTAGCTGGCCACGAATTCTACCAACTGGCTTCGCAAACAATATCAGTAAAGATGGtattcaatattatcataatctaATCGATGAATTGTTGGCAAATAATATCGAGCCTATGATGACGCTTTATCACTGGGATCATCCGCAAAATTTGGAAGAGACAGGTGGTTGGTTGAACTCAAATATGGTCGATTGGTTCGGCGATTATGCGAGAATTGTGTTTCATGAATTCGGTTCGAAAGTGAAACGATTCATTACGATAAACGAACCAAAGAGCGTATGTCAGAATGGCTATTCGTCCGGCATATACGCGCCtggtaaaaaatttcacgGTATCGGCGAATACTTGTGTatgcataatataatcaaGGCGCATGCAAGAGCTTacagaatttatgaaaaagaatttaaaaagaattataatggTCAAGTTGGTTTTTTGATCAATATAATGGGTTACATACCTAGGAATTTGACAGATACGCGTGCTGTGGAAGTTGCTTTCCAGTTCAATGTCGGCTGGTGTCTGCATCCAATTTACTCGAAGGAAGGTGATTACCCAAAATTGATGAAGGACATGGTGGGTAACAAAAGCTTGGAGCAAGGCTTCATGAAATCTCGTTTACCTACGTTTGAACCAGATTGGATTGAATACATACg AGGAACTTCTGACTTCTTGGCTGTGAATCATTATACTTCAAGGTTAGTTACATTTGGTTCTATGGGACAATTGCCATCTCAAGAAAATGATCAAGGAGTGAAAATGTTCACGGATAATTTTTGGAAGTCATCAGCATCAGATTGGTTAAAA GTTGTACCTGAAGGTTTCCGGATTAGTCTGAAATATTTGGCAACATATTATGGAAATCCTCCAATGTATATCACGGAGAACGGTGTTTCCGATTTTGGAACACTCAACGATGATGATAGAATCTATTACTatcgagaatatttaaaacagaTGCTTCTCGCCATTTATGATGATAAAGTGAATGTACAAGGATATTTCTTGTGGTCCCTTTTGGACAATTTTGAATGGTCCAAGGGATATCg agaaCGTTTTGGCATTGTATATGTCGACTACTATGATTCTAATAGGACACGTATATTGAAAAAGTCTGCTTCCTGGTGGGAAAAAGTTATAGCTGCTGGAAAAATTGACACGTCCTGA
- the LOC107995445 gene encoding myrosinase 1 isoform X2, producing the protein MEKRGDNIMLIKTRGQKYSSFEANMFATSSLGIIFFLLVISASGEVANNINIDYLRFPPNFLLGAATAAYQIEGAWNVSDKGESIWDRFVHYQDHRVYNNDTGDIAANSYYKYKEDVALLKKIGFKSYRFSVSWPRILPTGFANNISKDGIQYYHNLIDELLANNIEPMMTLYHWDHPQNLEETGGWLNSNMVDWFGDYARIVFHEFGSKVKRFITINEPKSVCQNGYSSGIYAPGKKFHGIGEYLCMHNIIKAHARAYRIYEKEFKKNYNGQVGFLINIMGYIPRNLTDTRAVEVAFQFNVGWCLHPIYSKEGDYPKLMKDMVGNKSLEQGFMKSRLPTFEPDWIEYIRGTSDFLAVNHYTSRLVTFGSMGQLPSQENDQGVKMFTDNFWKSSASDWLKVVPEGFRISLKYLATYYGNPPMYITENGVSDFGTLNDDDRIYYYREYLKQMLLAIYDDKVNVQGYFLWSLLDNFEWSKGYRERFGIVYVDYYDSNRTRILKKSASWWEKVIAAGKIDTS; encoded by the exons TCGCTACGTCTTCACtaggaattatattttttctacttgTAAT ATCTGCAAGTGGTGAAGttgctaataatattaatatagattatttacgatttcctcctaattttcttttggGAGCTGCGACAGCCGCATATCAAATAGAAGGAGCTTGGAATGTGAGCG ATAAAGGAGAAAGTATTTGGGATCGATTCGTCCATTATCAGGATCATcgtgtttataataatgatacggGAGATATTGCTGCGAactcttattataaatacaaggaAGATGTCGctcttttgaagaaaattgga TTTAAATCGTATCGTTTCTCTGTTAGCTGGCCACGAATTCTACCAACTGGCTTCGCAAACAATATCAGTAAAGATGGtattcaatattatcataatctaATCGATGAATTGTTGGCAAATAATATCGAGCCTATGATGACGCTTTATCACTGGGATCATCCGCAAAATTTGGAAGAGACAGGTGGTTGGTTGAACTCAAATATGGTCGATTGGTTCGGCGATTATGCGAGAATTGTGTTTCATGAATTCGGTTCGAAAGTGAAACGATTCATTACGATAAACGAACCAAAGAGCGTATGTCAGAATGGCTATTCGTCCGGCATATACGCGCCtggtaaaaaatttcacgGTATCGGCGAATACTTGTGTatgcataatataatcaaGGCGCATGCAAGAGCTTacagaatttatgaaaaagaatttaaaaagaattataatggTCAAGTTGGTTTTTTGATCAATATAATGGGTTACATACCTAGGAATTTGACAGATACGCGTGCTGTGGAAGTTGCTTTCCAGTTCAATGTCGGCTGGTGTCTGCATCCAATTTACTCGAAGGAAGGTGATTACCCAAAATTGATGAAGGACATGGTGGGTAACAAAAGCTTGGAGCAAGGCTTCATGAAATCTCGTTTACCTACGTTTGAACCAGATTGGATTGAATACATACg AGGAACTTCTGACTTCTTGGCTGTGAATCATTATACTTCAAGGTTAGTTACATTTGGTTCTATGGGACAATTGCCATCTCAAGAAAATGATCAAGGAGTGAAAATGTTCACGGATAATTTTTGGAAGTCATCAGCATCAGATTGGTTAAAA GTTGTACCTGAAGGTTTCCGGATTAGTCTGAAATATTTGGCAACATATTATGGAAATCCTCCAATGTATATCACGGAGAACGGTGTTTCCGATTTTGGAACACTCAACGATGATGATAGAATCTATTACTatcgagaatatttaaaacagaTGCTTCTCGCCATTTATGATGATAAAGTGAATGTACAAGGATATTTCTTGTGGTCCCTTTTGGACAATTTTGAATGGTCCAAGGGATATCg agaaCGTTTTGGCATTGTATATGTCGACTACTATGATTCTAATAGGACACGTATATTGAAAAAGTCTGCTTCCTGGTGGGAAAAAGTTATAGCTGCTGGAAAAATTGACACGTCCTGA